The following are from one region of the Sorghum bicolor cultivar BTx623 chromosome 2, Sorghum_bicolor_NCBIv3, whole genome shotgun sequence genome:
- the LOC8056178 gene encoding uncharacterized protein LOC8056178 isoform X2: MAAEAGRRTLALVNLAAIMERADEALLPAVYREVGDALGATPVALGGLTLYRSAVQAACYPLAAYAAVRYNRAHVVAVGALLWAAATFLVAVSGTFAQVAIARGLNGIGLALVTPAIQSLVADCSDDNTRGAAFGWLQLTGNIGSIIGGLFSLMLASTTVMGIAGWRVAFHIVALISVVVGVLVGLFAVDPHFLHVQSGEQLLGKSAWAEMKDLLREAKAVVKISSFQIIVAQGVTGSFPWSALAFAPMWLELMGFTHNKTGLLITTFALASSLGGLLGGKMGDHFATRFPDSGRIVLSQISSASAIPLAALLLLGLPDNSSSGFLHGLVMFIMGLSISWNGPATNKQPDIC, encoded by the exons ATGGCGGCGGAGGCGGGGAGGCGGACGCTGGCGCTGGTGAACCTGGCGGCCATCATGGAGCGCGCCGACGAGGCGCTGCTGCCGGCCGTGTACCGGGAGGTGGGCGACGCGCTGGGCGCCACGCCCGTCGCGCTCGGCGGGCTCACGCTCTACCGCTCCGCCGTGCAGGCCGCCTGCTACCCGCTCGCCGCCTACGCCGCCGTGCGCTACAACCGCGCCCACGTTGTCGCCGTTGGGGCGCTTCTCTGGGCCGCCGCTACCTTCCTCGTCGCCGTCTCCGGCACCTTCGCCCAG gTAGCGATAGCTAGAGGTTTGAATGGTATTGGCCTAGCACTTGTCACCCCAGCAATCCAATCTCTAGTGGCAGATTGCTCTGATGACAATACTCGAGGCGCCGCATTTGGATGGCTTCAACTCACGGGCAACATCGGTTCAATTATTGGTGGATTGTTTTCCCTGATGCTAGCATCAACCACAGTCATGGGTATTGCCGGTTGGCGCGTAGCATTTCACATTGTTGCTCTTATAAGTGTTGTAGTCGGTGTGTTGGTTGGCCTATTCGCAGTGGACCCTCATTTCCTCCATGTTCAAAGTGGCGAGCAGCTGTTGGGCAAGTCTGCATGGGCAGAGATGAAGGATTTACTGAGAGAAGCCAAGGCTGTTGTAAAAATCTCATCATTTCAGATCATTGTGGCTCAGGGTGTCACAGGCTCGTTTCCATGGTCTGCCCTGGCCTTTGCCCCGATGTGGTTGGAGTTGATGGGGTTTACACATAACAAAACTGGACTCCTCATAACAACATTTGCACTGGCAAGCTCACTTGGAGGGCTATTAGGTGGAAAGATGGGGGATCACTTTGCTACTCGCTTCCCAGATTCTGGTCGAATAGTCCTGTCACAGATAAGCTCGGCTTCTGCTATTCCACTGGCTGCTCTATTGCTTTTGGGGCTCCCTGATAACTCTTCTTCTGGTTTCTTGCATGGACTTGTCATGTTTATTATGGGGCTGAGCATCTCCTGGAACGGTCCTGCAACTAACAAGCAA CCCGATATTTGCTGA
- the LOC8056179 gene encoding uncharacterized protein LOC8056179: MGLSSAWREGRRTLVLVNLASIMERADEALLPAVYREVGAALHATPTGLGALTLYRSIVQAACYPVAAYAASRHNRAHVIALGAFLWAAATFLVAVSDTFLQVAISRGLNGIGLALVIPAVQSLVADSTDDDNRGTAFGWLQLTSSIGSIFGGFFALMLAQTTILGIEGWRIAFHLVAVVSVIVGILVWFFAVDPHFPTNNAASHAAPVSKKSALDEARELIIEAKSIIQIPTFQVFVAQGVSGSFPWSALSFLSMWLELIGFSHEDTAIFTTTFAVATSIGGLLGGKMGDFFAQRYPNAGRIILSQISAGSAVPLAAVLLLGLPDNPSRSSGVAHGLVLFIMGLIISWNGAATNGPIFAEIVPERQRTSIYALDRTFESILASFAPPVVGLLSQHLYGFKLDDKGSSPEQDRENAASLAKALYTAISIPMVICSSIYTFMYRTYPRDRERARMQSMIQSELDQIELGGSSFGCGDDDRFELFESMHDGDKPGEVDGSYGAEESAEADAGTEKLLGNHEL, from the exons ATGGGGCTGTCATCAGCGTGGCGGGAGGGGCGGCGGACGCTGGTGCTGGTGAACCTGGCGTCCATCATGGAGCGCGCCGACGAGGCGCTGCTGCCGGCGGTGTACCGGGAGGTGGGCGCCGCGCTGCACGCCACGCCCACGGGGCTCGGCGCCCTCACGCTGTACCGATCCATCGTGCAGGCCGCCTGCTACCCGGTGGCGGCCTACGCCGCGTCGCGCCACAACCGCGCCCATGTCATCGCGCTGGGGGCCTTCCTCTGGGCCGCCGCCACCTTCCTCGTCGCCGTCTCCGACACCTTCCTCCAG gTGGCAATTTCAAGGGGCTTGAATGGCATTGGTCTAGCTCTCGTTATACCAGCAGTTCAGTCGCTGGTGGCTGACTCCACCGACGACGACAACCGTGGCACAGCTTTCGGTTGGCTGCAACTGACGAGCAGCATAGGCTCCATATTTGGGGGATTCTTTGCCTTGATGCTGGCTCAGACTACAATCTTGGGGATTGAAGGATGGCGTATTGCCTTCCATCTCGTCGCAGTCGTCAGTGTCATCGTAGGCATCCTCGTGTGGTTCTTCGCCGTGGATCCCCATTTCCCCACAAACAATGCTGCCTCACATGCTGCACCAGTGAGCAAAAAATCTGCACTTGATGAAGCAAGGGAGCTGATCATTGAGGCCAAGTCCATAATCCAGATCCCAACGTTCCAAGTCTTCGTCGCGCAGGGTGTCAGCGGCTCATTCCCATGGTCAGCACTGTCGTTCTTGTCCATGTGGCTTGAGCTCATCGGGTTCAGCCACGAGGACACCGCCATTTTCACGACGACCTTTGCTGTCGCCACCTCCATTGGCGGCCTTCTTGGTGGCAAGATGGGGGATTTCTTTGCTCAGCGATATCCGAACGCCGGGAGGATCATCCTGTCGCAGATAAGCGCTGGCTCTGCTGTTCCACTGGCTGCTGTTCTCCTGCTGGGTTTGCCTGATAATCCATCCAGATCCAGCGGTGTAGCCCATGGACTTGTTCTGTTCATCATGGGACTCATCATCTCTTGGAATGGAGCTGCTACAAACGG GCCGATTTTTGCAGAGATCGTGCCCGAGAGGCAAAGGACAAGCATCTATGCTTTGGACAGGACTTTCGAGTCGATTCTAGCCTCGTTTGCGCCACCTGTCGTTGGCTTGTTATCGCAGCACCTCTATGGTTTCAAACTGGACGACAAAGGGAGCAGCCCTGAGCAGGATCGGGAGAACGCTGCGTCGCTGGCCAAGGCGCTGTACACGGCCATTTCCATCCCCATGGTTATCTGCAGCTCCATATACACGTTCATGTACCGCACTTACCCTCGAGACAGGGAGCGTGCGCGCATGCAGTCTATGATCCAGTCAGAGCTAGATCAGATTGAGCTGGGCGGTTCGAGCTTTGGATGCGGCGATGACGACAGGTTTGAGCTCTTTGAATCGATGCACGATGGTGATAAGCCTGGTGAGGTTGATGGCAGCTATGGTGCTGAAGAATCTGCTGAGGCCGATGCCGGCACTGAAAAACTATTAGGAAACCATGAGTTGTGA
- the LOC8056180 gene encoding uncharacterized protein LOC8056180 yields MGPAAWERRRTLLVVNLASIMECADEALLPAVYREVGAALHATPAGLGALTLCRSIVQAACYPLAAYAAARHNRAHVIAVGAFLWAAATFFVGVSGTFLQVAISRGLNGIGLALVVPSIQSLVADSTDEATRGSAFGWLQLASSLGSISGGFVGLLLAQTTVLGVAGWRVAFHLVAAISVAVGALNWFLAVDPHSPPTSERVVDVPAVGKRRPAVTARQVVAEMIEDAKLVVRIPTFQIFVAQGVSGSFPWSALSFGTMWLELIGFSHGDTAVLMTIFWVASSLGGKMGDALAVRYPDAGRIVLSQISAGSAVPLAAVLLLGLPEDPSAGVAYGVVLFVMGVFISWNGPATNLPIMAEIVPEKSRTSIYALDGTLESVLASFAPPIVGLLAQRVFGYDPDGKGKSVQRDRQNAASLAKALYTCTAIPFIVCTSIYSFLYCSYPRDRDRARMQSLVESELREMEEQGSSCLEDGSGHRDDGQRADLACDSKELRKAEMDTVRLLADHDHREM; encoded by the exons ATGGGGCCGGCGGCGTGGGAGCGGCGGCGGACGCTGCTGGTGGTGAACCTGGCGTCCATCATGGAGTGCGCCGACGAGGCGCTGCTGCCGGCGGTGTACCGGGAGGTCGGCGCCGCGCTTCACGCGACGCCGGCGGGGCTAGGCGCTCTGACACTGTGCCGCTCCATCGTGCAGGCCGCCTGCTACCCGCTGGCCGCCTACGCCGCGGCGCGCCACAACCGCGCCCACGTCATCGCCGTCGGCGCCTTCCTCTGGGCCGCCGCCACGTTTTTCGTCGGCGTGTCCGGCACCTTCCTACAG GTTGCAATCTCACGCGGCCTGAACGGGATTGGCCTAGCTCTGGTGGTGCCATCGATCCAGTCACTGGTCGCCGACTCCACCGACGAGGCGACGCGCGGGTCGGCGTTCGGGTGGCTGCAGCTCGCCAGCAGCCTCGGGTCCATCTCTGGCGGTTTCGTCGGCCTGCTCCTGGCGCAGACCACGGTTCTCGGCGTCGCCGGCTGGCGTGTCGCGTTCCACCTCGTGGCGGCCATCAGCGTCGCCGTCGGGGCCCTGAACTGGTTCCTCGCCGTGGATCCCCATTCCCCGCCGACGAGCGAGCGCGTTGTCGACGTTCCGGCGGTCGGCAAGCGGCGGCCCGCCGTCACCGCGCGGCAGGTGGTCGCGGAGATGATCGAGGATGCCAAGTTGGTGGTGCGGATCCCGACGTTCCAGATCTTCGTGGCGCAGGGGGTCAGCGGGTCGTTCCCGTGGTCCGCTCTCTCCTTCGGGACCATGTGGCTGGAGCTGATCGGCTTCAGCCACGGCGACACCGCCGTGCTCATGACCATCTTCTGGGTGGCCAGCTCCCTTGGCGGGAAGATGGGCGACGCCCTCGCCGTACGGTACCCAGACGCCGGCAGGATCGTCCTGTCCCAGATCAGCGCCGGCTCGGCAGTTCCCTTGGCCGCCGTGCTGCTGCTGGGCCTCCCCGAGGACCCGTCCGCCGGCGTTGCCTACGGCGTCGTCCTCTTCGTCATGGGCGTCTTCATCTCCTGGAACGGACCCGCCACAAACTT GCCTATCATGGCGGAGATCGTCCCAGAGAAATCAAGAACCAGCATATATGCCCTCGACGGGACATTGGAGTCCGTGCTAGCATCCTTCGCGCCTCCGATCGTGGGTCTCCTAGCTCAACGTGTGTTCGGATACGATCCAGACGGCAAGGGGAAGAGCGTTCAACGGGATCGGCAGAACGCGGCCTCCCTGGCCAAGGCGCTGTACACTTGCACAGCGATACCATTCATAGTCTGCACCTCCATATACTCGTTCTTGTACTGCAGCTACCCCAGGGACAGGGACCGTGCACGCATGCAGTCTTTAGTGGAATCGGAGTTGCGAGAGATGGAGGAGCAAGGAAGCTCTTGCCTGGAGGACGGCAGTGGACATCGGGACGATGGTCAACGAGCAGATCTTGCCTGTGACAGTAAGGAACTGCGTAAGGCCGAGATGGATACTGTGAGATTGTTGGCAGACCATGATCACCGTGAGATGTAG
- the LOC8056181 gene encoding uncharacterized protein LOC8056181, giving the protein MDQQQERDRRRTLLLVNLASIMERADEALLPAVYREVGAALHASPAGLGALSLCRSIVQAACYPLAAYAAARHNRAHVIAVGAFLWAAATFLVGVSDTFLQVAISRGLNGIGLALVVPSIQSLVADSTDDGTRGSAFGWLQLASSLGLISGGFVGLLLAQTTVLGIDGWRVAFHLVAAISVAVGVLNWFLAVDPHFPRRERDGGKQQAAATAREVVAEMIEEAKFVVRIPTFQIFVAQGVSGSFPWSALSFASMWLELKGFSHSDTAVLMTIFWVASSLGGLLGGKMGDLLAVRYPDAGRIVLSQISPLSAVPLAAVLLLGLPDDPPKGVSYGAVLFIMGVFMSWNGPATNFPIFAEIVPEKSRTSIYALDRSFESVLSSFAPPIVGLLAERVYGYRPNDKGESVEQDRGNAASLAKALYTSIAIPFIVCTAIYSFLYCSYPRDRERARMQSLIESELQQMEHEHGESSCLELEDGGGGDGGVPKVFGSANGGERATIGVIYEHKEDPEAEKDTVSLLANRES; this is encoded by the exons GGCCCTGCTCCCCGCGGTGTACCGGGAGGTGGGCGCCGCGCTGCACGCCAGCCCCGCAGGGCTCGGCGCCCTCTCGTTGTGCCGCTCCATCGTCCAGGCCGCCTGCTACCCGCTCGCCGCCTACGCCGCCGCGCGTCACAACCGCGCCCACGTCATCGCCGTCGGGGCCTTCCTCTGGGCCGCCGCCACCTTCCTCGTCGGAGTCTCCGACACCTTCCTACAG GTGGCAATCTCACGAGGCCTGAACGGCATCGGCCTGGCTCTGGTTGTGCCGTCGATCCAGTCCCTGGTCGCCGACTCCACCGACGACGGCACGCGCGGGTCGGCGTTCGGGTGGCTGCAGCTCGCCAGCAGCCTGGGCCTCATCTCCGGTGGCTTCGTCGGGCTGCTGCTGGCGCAGACCACGGTCCTCGGGATCGACGGCTGGCGCGTCGCCTTCCACCTCGTGGCCGCCATCAGCGTCGCCGTCGGGGTCCTCAACTGGTTCCTCGCCGTTGACCCCCATTTCCCTCGGCGCGAGCGCGACGGCGGCAAGCAGCAGGCTGCTGCGACGGCGCGGGAGGTCGTGGCGGAGATGATCGAGGAGGCCAAGTTCGTGGTGCGGATCCCCACGTTCCAGATCTTCGTGGCTCAGGGGGTCAGCGGCTCGTTCCCGTGGTCGGCGCTCTCGTTCGCGTCCATGTGGCTGGAGCTCAAAGGCTTCAGCCACAGCGACACCGCCGTGCTCATGACCATCTTCTGGGTGGCCAGCTCCCTCGGCGGCCTCCTCGGGGGCAAGATGGGCGACCTCCTCGCCGTGCGGTACCCCGACGCCGGCAGGATCGTCCTCTCCCAGATCAGTCCCCTCTCGGCGGTGCCCTTGGCCGCCGTGCTGCTGCTGGGCCTCCCCGACGACCCGCCCAAGGGCGTCTCCTACGGCGCTGTCCTCTTCATCATGGGCGTCTTCATGTCCTGGAACGGTCCCGCCACGAACTT CCCTATATTTGCGGAGATCGTCCCGGAGAAGTCAAGAACAAGCATCTACGCCCTGGACAGATCCTTCGAGTCAGTGCTATCATCGTTTGCGCCTCCGATCGTCGGCTTGCTGGCGGAGCGAGTGTACGGGTACAGGCCGAACGACAAGGGGGAGAGCGTGGAGCAGGACCGGGGGAACGCCGCGTCGCTAGCCAAGGCGCTGTACACGTCCATAGCGATACCCTTCATAGTCTGCACCGCCATATACTCGTTCCTGTACTGCAGCTACCCCAGGGACAGGGAGCGCGCGCGCATGCAGTCGCTGATCGAGTCGGAGCTCCAGCAGATGGAGCACGAGCACGGCGAGAGCTCCTGTCTGGAGCTggaagacggcggcggcggcgatggtgGTGTGCCCAAGGTTTTCGGCTCGGCGAACGGCGGCGAAAGAGCTACCATTGGCGTTATCTATGAACACAAGGAGGATCCTGAAGCTGAGAAGGATACTGTCAGCCTGTTGGCGAACCGGGAATCGTGA
- the LOC8065376 gene encoding uncharacterized protein LOC8065376 codes for MAEQQGWRHRRSRRTTLLLAFAALAMERADAALLPAVYREIGAALQASPTALGSIALSRSVVQTACYPLAAYLAARHDRLTVIALGAFVWAAATFLIGFSTTFPQMAVTAALNGVGLALQIPAIFAFVADSVEGANRGMAFGWLAVAGKAGTVAGTSLGLLMAPTTFLGLPGWRFAFLLLGVSGAAVGVSIRAFAASDGARGRVVTPATVKPVRQELQEFAREAKAVMRIPSFQVIIAQGLTGSFPWSALLFTAMWLELVGFSHGETAALMTLFKVATSLGSLFGGRMGDALARRFKNSGRIVLSQISSGSAIPLAGVLLLALPNDPSSTVKHGAALFILGIMASWNSTATNSPILAEIVPPRAMTTVFALDRTFEAVLASFAPPVVGLLAERLYGYKLARSATGGGVDERTAVDVEMERHNAASLARAIYTSIAIPMAMCCAIYSFLYCTYPRDREMARAEAARDRGDYGDEESGSEDDGDDERKLLPQ; via the exons ATGGCGGAGCAGCAGGGCTGGAGGCACCGGCGCTCGCGGAGGACGACGCTGCTTCTGGCATTCGCGGCACTGGCCATGGAGCGCGCCGACGCGGCGCTGCTCCCGGCGGTGTACCGGGAGATCGGCGCCGCGCTGCAGGCATCGCCCACGGCGCTCGGCTCCATCGCGCTGTCACGCTCCGTGGTGCAGACCGCCTGTTATCCGCTCGCGGCGTACCTGGCGGCGCGCCACGACCGCCTCACCGTCATCGCGCTCGGCGCCTTCGTCTGGGCGGCGGCCACCTTCCTCATTGGCTTCTCCACCACCTTCCCACAG ATGGCAGTGACGGCGGCATTGAACGGCGTCGGGCTGGCGCTGCAGATCCCGGCGATCTTCGCCTTCGTTGCTGATTCCGTCGAAGGCGCCAATAGGGGCATGGCATTCGGATGGCTCGCGGTGGCTGGCAAGGCCGGCACCGTGGCAGGCACCTCCCTCGGCCTCCTCATGGCGCCGACCACGTTCTTGGGGCTGCCGGGCTGGCGGTTCGCCTTCCTCTTGCTCGGCGTCTCGGGGGCCGCTGTCGGCGTGTCCATCCGCGCGTTCGCCGCGAGCGACGGCGCAAGAGGGCGCGTGGTGACCCCGGCCACCGTCAAGCCGGTGAGGCAGGAGCTGCAGGAGTTCGCCAGGGAGGCCAAGGCCGTGATGCGGATCCCGTCGTTCCAGGTCATCATCGCGCAGGGCCTGACCGGGTCGTTCCCCTGGTCAGCGCTGCTGTTCACGGCGATGTGGCTGGAGCTCGTCGGGTTTTCCCACGGCGAGACGGCAGCGCTCATGACGCTGTTCAAGGTCGCCACGTCGCTGGGATCCCTCTTCGGCGGCAGGATGGGGGACGCCCTGGCCCGGCGGTTCAAGAACTCGGGACGCATCGTCCTCTCGCAGATCAGCTCCGGTTCCGCGATCCCGCTCGCCGGCGTCCTCCTCCTCGCGCTCCCCAACGACCCGTCCTCCACGGTCAAGCATGGTGCCGCGCTGTTCATCTTGGGGATCATGGCCTCCTGGAACAGCACAGCTACCAACAGCCCGATACTCGCCGAGATCGTCCCGCCGAGGGCAATGACGACCGTGTTCGCGCTGGACCGGACGTTCGAGGCAGTGCTGGCCTCGTTCGCGCCCCCGGTGGTCGGCCTCCTCGCCGAGCGCCTGTACGGTTACAAGCTTGCCCGCTCCGCAACTGGCGGCGGCGTAGACGAGCGCACGGCCGTCGACGTCGAGATGGAGCGGCACAACGCGGCGtcactcgccagggcgatatacACCTCCATTGCCATCCCCATGGCAATGTGCTGTGCCATCTACTCGTTCTTGTACTGCACCTACCCCAGGGACAGGGAGATGGCGCGGGCAGAGGCGGCGCGAGATAGAGGGGATTACGGGGATGAAGAATCTGGATCCGAGGACGACGGCGATGACGAGAGGAAGCTGCTGCCGCAGTGA
- the LOC8056178 gene encoding uncharacterized protein LOC8056178 isoform X1, producing the protein MAAEAGRRTLALVNLAAIMERADEALLPAVYREVGDALGATPVALGGLTLYRSAVQAACYPLAAYAAVRYNRAHVVAVGALLWAAATFLVAVSGTFAQVAIARGLNGIGLALVTPAIQSLVADCSDDNTRGAAFGWLQLTGNIGSIIGGLFSLMLASTTVMGIAGWRVAFHIVALISVVVGVLVGLFAVDPHFLHVQSGEQLLGKSAWAEMKDLLREAKAVVKISSFQIIVAQGVTGSFPWSALAFAPMWLELMGFTHNKTGLLITTFALASSLGGLLGGKMGDHFATRFPDSGRIVLSQISSASAIPLAALLLLGLPDNSSSGFLHGLVMFIMGLSISWNGPATNNPIFAEIVPERSRTSIYALDRSFESVLASFAPPVVGFLAEHVYGYNPISYGAADNNVGRDKSNADALAKALYTSIAIPMLLCCFIYSLLYRTYPRDRERARMDTLITSELQQIELERCHGIGGHYSGRKDDATVIDMEYSEEDFDADDDEKGLMDQQAKQSGSVKWNGSDSQNL; encoded by the exons ATGGCGGCGGAGGCGGGGAGGCGGACGCTGGCGCTGGTGAACCTGGCGGCCATCATGGAGCGCGCCGACGAGGCGCTGCTGCCGGCCGTGTACCGGGAGGTGGGCGACGCGCTGGGCGCCACGCCCGTCGCGCTCGGCGGGCTCACGCTCTACCGCTCCGCCGTGCAGGCCGCCTGCTACCCGCTCGCCGCCTACGCCGCCGTGCGCTACAACCGCGCCCACGTTGTCGCCGTTGGGGCGCTTCTCTGGGCCGCCGCTACCTTCCTCGTCGCCGTCTCCGGCACCTTCGCCCAG gTAGCGATAGCTAGAGGTTTGAATGGTATTGGCCTAGCACTTGTCACCCCAGCAATCCAATCTCTAGTGGCAGATTGCTCTGATGACAATACTCGAGGCGCCGCATTTGGATGGCTTCAACTCACGGGCAACATCGGTTCAATTATTGGTGGATTGTTTTCCCTGATGCTAGCATCAACCACAGTCATGGGTATTGCCGGTTGGCGCGTAGCATTTCACATTGTTGCTCTTATAAGTGTTGTAGTCGGTGTGTTGGTTGGCCTATTCGCAGTGGACCCTCATTTCCTCCATGTTCAAAGTGGCGAGCAGCTGTTGGGCAAGTCTGCATGGGCAGAGATGAAGGATTTACTGAGAGAAGCCAAGGCTGTTGTAAAAATCTCATCATTTCAGATCATTGTGGCTCAGGGTGTCACAGGCTCGTTTCCATGGTCTGCCCTGGCCTTTGCCCCGATGTGGTTGGAGTTGATGGGGTTTACACATAACAAAACTGGACTCCTCATAACAACATTTGCACTGGCAAGCTCACTTGGAGGGCTATTAGGTGGAAAGATGGGGGATCACTTTGCTACTCGCTTCCCAGATTCTGGTCGAATAGTCCTGTCACAGATAAGCTCGGCTTCTGCTATTCCACTGGCTGCTCTATTGCTTTTGGGGCTCCCTGATAACTCTTCTTCTGGTTTCTTGCATGGACTTGTCATGTTTATTATGGGGCTGAGCATCTCCTGGAACGGTCCTGCAACTAACAA CCCGATATTTGCTGAGATTGTACCTGAGAGGTCAAGAACAAGTATCTATGCATTGGACCGTTCTTTTGAGTCAGTTTTAGCTTCATTTGCTCCACCAGTTGTTGGGTTTCTAGCTGAGCATGTTTATGGCTACAATCCCATCTCCTATGGAGCTGCAGATAACAATGTTGGCAGGGATAAATCAAATGCTGATGCCCTAGCCAAAGCTCTATACACGTCGATCGCCATACCCATGCTGCTTTGCTGCTTCATCTACTCCCTGTTGTACCGGACATACCCACGCGACAGGGAGAGGGCAAGGATGGACACTCTGATCACTTCAGAGCTCCAGCAGATTGAACTGGAAAGATGTCATGGGATAGGGGGTCATTATTCTGGAAGGAAGGATGACGCCACTGTGATCGATATGGAGTACAGCGAGGAAGATTTTGATGCCGATGATGATGAAAAGGGTCTGATGGATCAGCAGGCTAAGCAGAGTGGCAGTGTCAAGTGGAACGGGAGTGATTCACAAAATTTGTGA